A single region of the Nicotiana sylvestris chromosome 6, ASM39365v2, whole genome shotgun sequence genome encodes:
- the LOC138870433 gene encoding uncharacterized mitochondrial protein AtMg00810-like: MGIEVLRSKSGVILNQRKYVLELVSDLGLSGARVANTPLECNLKLTTMEYDKAIGVKGDEMLEDINKYQKLIWRLMYITITRPDINFAVQTLSQFMQASKKSHWEAATRLVRYLRGIVGQGIWLQATEANKLTCWRDSYWASCPNTRRSVTGYVVKLGDSLISRKSKKQQTLSRSSAEAKYRSMASTIAKIHGCWGCAKS; encoded by the coding sequence ATGGGCATTGAAGTCTTGAGGTCTAAGTCAGGTGTCATCCTAAATCAAAGGAAGTATGTATTGGAGTTGGTTTCTGATCTAGGCCTAAGTGGTGCTAGGGTGGCCAACACACCTTTGGAATGCAATCTGAAGCTAACAACTATGGAGTATGATAAGGCAATTGGAGTCAAAGGTGATGAAATGCTGGAAGACATCAACAAATACCAAAAGTTGATTTGGAGACTAATGTACATCACTATCACAAGACCTGATATCAACTTTGCAGTCCAAACACTGAGCCAGTTCATGCAAGCATCAAAGAAGTCACACTGGGAGGCTGCAACAAGACTGGTTAGGTATCTAAGAGGTATAGTAGGTCAAGGAATCTGGCTGCAGGCTACAGAAGCTAATAAGTTGACCTGTTGGCGTGATTCATATTGGGCATCATGCCCAAATACAAGAAGGTCAGTGACAGGATacgttgtgaagcttggggactCTTTGATCTCTCGGAAGTCAAAGAAGCAACAAACATTATCTAGAAGTTCAGCAGAGGCAAAATACAGGAGCATGGCATCAACAATAGCAAAAATACATGGTTGTTGGGGTTGTGCAAAGAGCTAG